Within the Acidihalobacter prosperus genome, the region ATGATCGATATCGACCACTTCAAGTGCATCAACGACAGCCACGGCCACCAGAGCGGCGATCAGGTCATCATCTGTATCGCGAACATCATCCGCAGCACCGTGCGCGACTTCGACCTGGTATTCCGCTATGGCGGCGAGGAATTCGCGGTCCTGCTGGTCAACACGGATGCCACGAGGGCAGGCCATGTGGCGGAACGGTTACGCCACAATGTGGATCAGCACAGCTGCCGCATGAGCGACGGGCGCGACATATCGCCTACGATCAGCATCGGTCTGAGCGCGCTGCACGACCACGACACCCCCCAGTCCCTCATCGAGAGGGCCGACCGTGCGCTGTATCGGGCCAAGGCAGACGGACGCAATTGCGTGAGGGAATACGTTTCGTGATGGCCGGACCCACCCGCCCATGATTTTCGGCTAAGATGGCGTGAACGCGTTTCCAGAATGCACACTTATGCGCACAGCCAAGCTCGAGCCTTCGTTGTTCGAAAATCACTACGAAATCATCACCCATCCGCCGCGCATCTCACGCCTGTTGCGGGAGATTCACGAGGATCGCGCGATGGTAACCCTCATACCCGACGAGGGTGAGCAGGCCTTCAGCACGGCCATACTCGAAGATAGCGAAGGCAGTGGCAGCGGCCTTTTCATGCTTGATGAATTTGTACCACGCGAAGGCAACGATAGTATCATGCCGAACACCAGGATCTGGCTGCTCGGGCAGCTCAAGGGCGTCAAGTTCGCCTTCGAATCCGAGATACTCGAATCCGGAAGCGAGAACGGCATCCCCTTCCATCGCGCGCGCCTGCCGAAAGCGATCCGCTACGAACAGCGCCGCACCAGCTATCGGGTGAATGTCGCGCTCGGCATCAAAGCCAGCGTGCGCCTCGGTTCGCCCGAAGCCGTCAACCCTCTGGCCGGGCAACTGCGCGACCTCTCGGTGGGCGGCGTATCCGCGATATTGCCGGCCCTCATCCGACAGGGCATTCAACCCGGCACGGTCGTGCCGCAATGCGAAGTCGAGCTGCCCGGCGAAGGCACTATCGTGGCCGACACCGAGATCCGCCACGTGCGCGCCTCTGCCGACAACAGTAATACCCAGGTGGGACTCGCGTTCCGCAACCTGACTGCGGACGCCCAGCGCCAAGTGCAACGCAGCGTCAGCTATCTTGAACGGGAGCAGTTGCGCAAGCAGTTCGACAATGACTGATCTCGACCGTATACGACGGCACAGGGGAAGCTGCGGACATGGCTGAGGAGAAGCTGGGGCAGGCCGAGTACGATACCTTCCGCAAATTCCTCTCGGACGCCTGCGGCATCGTCCTCGGCGACAACAAGCACTACCTCGTGGTCAGCCGTCTCAACCGCATGGCACGCGAGGCTGGCCTGCCTTCCATCAGCGCGTTGCTGGCACGGCTGCCGCATGACCGCGAGCTTGCCCGGCAAGCCGTCGAGGCCATGACGACGAACGAAACCTCCTGGTTTCGCGATCAGCACCCATACAACAGCCTGCGCGATCAGATTCTGCCGGAACTCGCGCGCAAGGGCAGCCCGATCCGCATCTGGTCGGCCGCCTGCTCCTCGGGGCAGGAACCCTATTCGCTAAGCATGACGGTCGACGAAAGCCTGCGCACGCACCCTGGCCTGCCATTGTCCAACGTCCAGATCATCGCAACGGACGTTTCCAAGCAGATACTCGATGAAGCGAAGGTCGGCAGCTACGACAGCTTCAGCATGATGCGGGGGTTGACGGACGACCAGCGACAACGTTACTTCGTGAACAAGGGCGAACGCTGGGAAATCGCCCCGAAGGTTCGCGCACGTGTCAGTTTCCGCGAATACAACCTGATGCAAAGCTACGCGACGCTGGGGCGATTCGACGTGATTTTCTGCCGCAATGTATTGATCTATTTCTCCGCGACCGCGAAGGAAGACATCCTGAGAAGACTGGGGCAAGCCCTGAACCCTGGCGGATACCTGTTCCTTGGCGCCGCAGAAACCGCGAGCAGTGCAAGCGACCTGCTTGAACTCGTGCGTTTCAGCCCGGGAAGCGCGTACCGGCGTCGCTGAGCGGCGCCGCGCCTCAAGCCTTGGCCAGCGGCTGGCCGCCACCAACCCCGGGATCGCCCTTTCGACCGTATGTCGGCGGCTCGACAGGCTCGCCGCGCAACACCCTGATCAGCCGCAACACTTGCCGCTGGCCGCTCTGATTGAGCGCGCCGTTGCGACGATTGAGGGATTCGCAGCGCCCCGTTTCCGCCACCAGCGCCTGCCAGGCCGTCGCAATGGGCGCGGGCGCATTCGCCATGAAAAGCTTCAGGCTTGGCGGATCGCTGGCGCAACCGATACGGACAAGCAACTCCGCACGTCGGGCGCCGAGCCGTTCCAGCGCCTGGACCAGCCCTGCCTTGGTTTCCACCATTTGCAGCAGTGCATCGGCTTGCAACCCCTGCAGCGCCTCGGCCTCGGCCTCAAGCAACGCGCGCAAGCGCTCCATCTCCGAGACTTCCTCGGAGAGCAGCGACAACAACATGGATTCGTCTTTGTTCACGGCACCGCCATCCGTTCGAGGCTGCCCGAGCCGTCACGCATGGATCAGGAGCGCTGCTTGGCCTGCCCTTCGAAACCCAGCAACTTGTCCGCCACCTGGCCCGGGTTGACATGGTACTGACCGCTTTGGATGGCTTGCCGCAGCTCGGCCACGCGTTGCTTGTCGACAACCGGCTGTTGCGCTAATCCAGCCTGCAGCTGCGCCAGCTGCTGGCCGCCACGCGTCAGACTGACCGAATCGCCGGAAGCGGCGGGGGCTCCCGAGGATTGAGCGGCTCCGGCCGACTCCCTCGGCGCGCCCTGCTGCACCGCCGTACGAGATGACGGGCCAGCCGTCTCTCCCGCACCCTTGGTACCGCCTTGCTGCGGGACGTTCTTGAGATCGATGTTCATGCAATCACCCGTTGCCTTTGCCAACACGCATGGCGTCAAACGCCTCGCGTGCGGCAATCGCCTCTGCCGATGCCAGTCTTATCGACCAAGCCTGACGAAACTTTAGCCCTATTCATCCGCCACGACCAGCATGGAAGCCGCTAGCCATCGATTCTGATGCGCCCGGGACCGCTGACCACGCCCTGCACGATCCGCTGCGATTCGCTGTTCCGCACCTTGACCAGCTGGCCACGCGAACCGGAAGCCAGCGCCACCCCCTGGGATGTCACCTCGATCCCGGCTGCGGCGGAGACGATGGTCACGGTCTGTCCTCGGTGCACCAACAGCGGCTGCGCCAGCATCCCCGGCTGTACCACCTGTCCCGCCGACACGCTGCGCGTCAGCATGCGCCCCACCGCCTGCGACTTGGCGGTCAAGTAGCCATAGGCCAGCCCGCTCAGATCGTGCTCCGCCAAGCCCAGCTCCGAGGCGCTCAGTTGAGCGCCTCTGCTCAACGGCCTTGTCGCCACCACCACCGCAAGTCGCGCCGAAATCCGGACAGGCACGTATAGCGTCCATGGATGTGGTCCGTCACAACGTATGCCGACCACGGCGTTGCCGATCATGCGCCCACCACTGGGCTTGAATGCATTGAGCCCCTGCACGCAGGCCGGCAAGGTCAGCCTGCTATCGATCGGCGAGGCCGATACCTGAATCTTGGCACCCGTCAGTGAAAGCTTAGCCTCAGCCAGCGCATAGGATTTGGCTGCCGCCAGTATGCGCGCATGCGGCTCGACCCTGCTCGCAGCCGAAACGGAAACCGCCAGCAGGGACAGCCCTGCACCCAACAGGAACCCGATAAATCGACAGCTTCCCGACACTCGCAGCCCCCTCCGATCCCCAATACGTCATGATTTTGACGAAATACCGCGCGCCCCTCGGACACCGGCACCGATCTGTATACTGTTTAGCAATATGCGGGCCATCGCCCGACAAGAGAGATTCAACGCCAGGTTGCTCATGAGCTTCTAAACTCCTATGGGTTGCTGCCGACAATATCGGTATAAGGACAACTAGCCGAATCAAGGGGCCGTATGACCGACATCCTCACCGCCGTAGACAAACGCACCCGACTCGCGGGACAGAACCGGCTCGAACTCCTGCTGTTCCGACTGGATCGGCAGCAGATATTCGCCATCAACGTCTTCAAGGTCAGGGAAATCATCCCGCTGCCAAAACTCAAGGGCGTGCCGCAGGCTCACCCTTACGTACTCGGGATCGCCAATATTCGTGGCCGCCCGACCTCGATCATCGAGGTCGCCCGCCCCCTGGGGCGACGCGGCGTGGCCGCGGGCGAGGAAAGCTTCGTCATCGTCACCGAGTTCAACCGCAGCGTTCAGGGTTTCCGTGTCGCCTCGGTGGAGCGCATCATCAACATCAGCTGGGAATCCGTGCTGCCGCCACCCAAGGGCAGCCGCTCGGGTCACTACAT harbors:
- the flgA gene encoding flagellar basal body P-ring formation chaperone FlgA — protein: MGAGLSLLAVSVSAASRVEPHARILAAAKSYALAEAKLSLTGAKIQVSASPIDSRLTLPACVQGLNAFKPSGGRMIGNAVVGIRCDGPHPWTLYVPVRISARLAVVVATRPLSRGAQLSASELGLAEHDLSGLAYGYLTAKSQAVGRMLTRSVSAGQVVQPGMLAQPLLVHRGQTVTIVSAAAGIEVTSQGVALASGSRGQLVKVRNSESQRIVQGVVSGPGRIRIDG
- a CDS encoding flagellar brake protein; this translates as MRTAKLEPSLFENHYEIITHPPRISRLLREIHEDRAMVTLIPDEGEQAFSTAILEDSEGSGSGLFMLDEFVPREGNDSIMPNTRIWLLGQLKGVKFAFESEILESGSENGIPFHRARLPKAIRYEQRRTSYRVNVALGIKASVRLGSPEAVNPLAGQLRDLSVGGVSAILPALIRQGIQPGTVVPQCEVELPGEGTIVADTEIRHVRASADNSNTQVGLAFRNLTADAQRQVQRSVSYLEREQLRKQFDND
- the flgM gene encoding flagellar biosynthesis anti-sigma factor FlgM, yielding MNIDLKNVPQQGGTKGAGETAGPSSRTAVQQGAPRESAGAAQSSGAPAASGDSVSLTRGGQQLAQLQAGLAQQPVVDKQRVAELRQAIQSGQYHVNPGQVADKLLGFEGQAKQRS
- a CDS encoding flagella synthesis protein FlgN, which gives rise to MNKDESMLLSLLSEEVSEMERLRALLEAEAEALQGLQADALLQMVETKAGLVQALERLGARRAELLVRIGCASDPPSLKLFMANAPAPIATAWQALVAETGRCESLNRRNGALNQSGQRQVLRLIRVLRGEPVEPPTYGRKGDPGVGGGQPLAKA
- a CDS encoding CheR family methyltransferase, producing MAEEKLGQAEYDTFRKFLSDACGIVLGDNKHYLVVSRLNRMAREAGLPSISALLARLPHDRELARQAVEAMTTNETSWFRDQHPYNSLRDQILPELARKGSPIRIWSAACSSGQEPYSLSMTVDESLRTHPGLPLSNVQIIATDVSKQILDEAKVGSYDSFSMMRGLTDDQRQRYFVNKGERWEIAPKVRARVSFREYNLMQSYATLGRFDVIFCRNVLIYFSATAKEDILRRLGQALNPGGYLFLGAAETASSASDLLELVRFSPGSAYRRR